From the Capra hircus breed San Clemente chromosome 14, ASM170441v1, whole genome shotgun sequence genome, the window AAGGGCTCTGAGGCTCCGTCTGCCTTACGGGCGTGGCGGCAACGCCCGCGGACACGTCTCCCCGCTCTTCCAGGGGGGAAGGCCTGGCGAAGTTAggtcattttattatttctccCGGGAACCCGACTCCGTGCCAGAGTCTATAGGTCGgcctcgggcccctccgtcttgTGTGTCCTGCCCCGGGATCCCCATCCCGGTGGCCTCCGTCCATTGCTGGGCACAGCCCAGCGGTCGGCGCGGCCTCGGCCTCCAAGTCATCCCAGGAGGccatcttcccctcccccacccggtTGACGCCGCCTCGAGCTCTCCTCCGTGCCTTCTGCTCAATCGCATTTTGTGAGTAACCGTTACCTGTGAGTTTTAGCCGACCCTTGTTACTAAAAGCCGATTTGGACTGTTCTCAGCTCAGACTAACGAAGGGCCTTTTGCCATTCTCTGGGTTCCGAGGCGGGTGGTCTCGCGCCCAGCCCAGGGCTCGACCGGAGCCCTTTTGTATCCCAAGTAAAGCTTTGTGTGCGGCCTTTCGGCTTCGGGGCCCCTTAAATGTGCGCCCATTTACCCTTTCTAAGGAAACGTTCTGTAAAGTGGGAAAGGATTACCTCTTAAATCTGAAGGCAATCTTGACTTGGCTGGACTTTTTGGttggttttaaaactttttaacgcGGCATGGTTAACCTGCTAACAATGAGTTCTGGGCTCTGCGCAGTGGCACAATGTAGCCATTTATTTGTTCCTGGATCTTCCTTTGTAAATAGACTCTAGGGACGTGACACTGAATTTGGAGAACAGTTCGTAGTGGTTAGAAGCCCTTTAGGCTATAAATGCCGGCTGTAGCCTTAGATACTTGGATTTACGTAAAGATGTGTATTCTGAACTTGATACAGAAGAAACTGGTCAAGAGCTGGAAGACTTTTTGTCTGTTTAAAAGCACAGTTATAAGTGCTCGTCAATGAGACTTAGTATAGTCAGGTGTTTTGGTTTATTCCCTCCCCCCGATATGAAATACACGTTTTTTCATCTCAATCCCAACAGTTAACTTTCACCACGGCAAATGTGATGGCCTGAAGTAGCTTATATTTGGCATTTCAGTCATTCTTTATGAGGCATAGTGACTGGAACCCAATTTTCATTGCTaagtattggaatttttaaaaactttacaaaATAACCGTTTGATTAAAATTTTGATAATTTATGTAAGTCCTTAATaactaaggcttcccaggtggcacagtggtaaagaatccctgggtcgggaagatcccatggagtaaaatatggcaacccactccagtattcttctctggaaaattctatggacagaggagccaggcggctTACAGTATGTGGGGTCGTGAACAGTTGaacacgaccaagcaactaacacacacaaacataataaATACACGAGTCCAGTGATCCATTTAAGAACTGGAATATTATTAATACCATAACATCCATTTGCTTCCCTATCCCATTCCTTTCTTTCTATCCCATGCCTTCTGAGGTGCCCATCATCTGGGATTTTGTGTCCAAACTTGGGTTTTTTTGAGGGGAGTAGAGTGGAGAgcagttttatacatatatatccctaAGTGTTGGTTGTTTTAGGCCATAAATAGAACCTGTATGTAGTTGTCAGAATTGTTATGAATCATATATTAAACTGAAGTTTTCCAAGTTGAAAATATTCATAACCAGTAGTTTGTGTTCTTAATATTATGTGAAATATCTCAGCATTTCAAGACTTGAAAGTGATAAATTGTTTCGCAAGGCCCAGCATTTGTAATGTCCTCATAAATCATTTCCAGTAGCTGTCTGGTTCAATGATTTATCCTCTTGGGGTTCTAGGGGACATGATCTGTGGCCCTGACCGTGCCCTTTGCAGTACATAAATATGCTTTCAGGCAACGTGGGACTTAATTCTACAGGACTGTATCCAGTAATGATGTCAACATCATGTATCTCTGCTCTGAAATTATATTAGAGCTGCCATAATAATGTTTTTAGTTAGACATCTGCACACGTGTTTTTATATATCTAACCTTTAACCTGGCCCACCTCATCCATGTCAAGCTCTGAGACAGAAAAGCAATGGTTAAGTACTCATTAGGACCATCATGTCTTAAAATCTGTGCTGACACAGTAAAAGAACATCATAAATACATCCATCATTTTTACCTATGCTAATGAATCCATTTCCAGCTTGGAAAAATCATTTATGGAATTATTAGGGCCTAACCAATCAAAAGGATCAAGACATACCCAAGTCCTGTAGGTATTAAACTGGGAGCCTTATCAGTTTTGATTACCAAAAAATGTATAATTAAGCAGCAAGcacattcttttcttcctttcagttcagtcgctcagtcgtgtctgactctttgtgaccccatgaattgtagcacgccaggcctccctgtccaccaccaactcccggagttcactcaaactcacgtccatcgagtcagtgatgccatccagccatctcatcctctctcgtccccttctcctcctgcccccaatccctcccagcatcagagtcttttccaatgagtcaactctttgcatgaggtggccaaagtattggagtttcagctttagcatcagtccttccaatgaacacccaggactgatctcctttaggatggactggttggatctccttgcagtccaagggactctcaagagtcttctctaacaccacagttcaaaagcatcaattcttcggcgctcagctttattcacagtccaaccctcagtcatacatgaccactggaaaaaccatagccttgattagacggacctttgttggcaaagtaatgtctctgcttttgaatatgctatctatgttggtcataacttttcttccaaggagtaagcgtcttttaatttcatggcttcaatcaccatctgcaatgattttggagcccaaaaacacaaagtctgacactgtttccactgtttccccatctatttcccatgaagtgatgggaccagatgccatgatcttagttttctgaatgttgagctttaggccaactttttcactctcctctttcactttcatcaagaggccctttagttcctcttcactttctgccataagggtggtgtcatctgcatatctgaggttattgatatttctcctggcaatcttgattccagcttgtgcttcttccagtcctttAGAGGTGTGTTAAACAGCGGAAGATTACTCCACTTGTTAGTGTTTTTTATTAAAAGTTGATTGCGAGTCAGAAAGAttgtaagtttttctttttttttcttaaatggttCTTGATGAGTATGGGGAAAAGAGCCTACTTGTCCATACTAGATATAAGATGCCAAACAGATAAAAGTGCAAATGAGAATTCACGATGAAATATATGTAATTTCTAGGTGCAGCAGTGCCTATGAGTTGAAGATGAAGATCATTGTGATAAATGTTTTCCAAAAACCTGTCACAGAAGATGGCTGTGAAAATACCAGGAGGATTGCTGCACATGTAACAAGGTACCAAAAGTTATAATGTTAAGTCGtgtgctttttgtgtgtgtgtgtatggtattgTTCCTGAGGCACAAtaccaaaatatttaataactggCACAGTGATGACAAATTACTTTTTGCCGTTTACCCAGCTGAGGGTATCTTTGAAGAAATAACTTTAAGACTGAGATGCCAGTAATATATATTATGTGAATTACTCAAATCTAATgcagttttttatttaaaaggttGAACTGTTCTTTTCAGCAGATAAGTACCTGCAAATGAATGTTCAAGTGCTTAGCAGTGGTGCTTAAAAACTTCATTACCTCAAGTAAGTGATTATGATTTGTCACGCAGCCACATCTGTtgacaatttgaaagtatctgaTAAACTCCAAAAAGCTGAGGCCATTTCCTTTCCTGTTTAAGGTGCCTTTGCGTGTCAGGTGTATGACTTTCAAGTTTTGAGTATGGAATGATTTTCACTGTTGGTTTCTGGTTTCTCCCCCAGAGGTGTGGCACACGACGTTTTCGAAGGAAAAATGAAGAGTTGTTCAAGAAGACGTGCATTAAAGCGagtgacaaaaattaaaattttatataacggTCGTCTCACAATAAATTATGCAGAAAAATACATCTTCGAATGATTTTAATTGCTGGTCAATAAAGTCtgttctctttaaaatatatcagGTCTTTAAATAGCTTCATTTTCATAGTTACTGGTCAGACTTGTTTTTAAAGTAGTTTAGGGATACTATATTCTTGTCAATAACCAGCTCCTCTGGATAGTGATTCCTTTTGAAGTGGCAGGTGGCTGGCAGCTGGGGAGACATTTTTAGTACATCCAGTTCTTACTCCCCTTTTTTGCCTTAGGGGGTTTCTGCAGAGGTTAATCACTATGTACTAGATAACTGAGGGCCTCCCCCTTCAGAACCTCTGTGTATCTGAAAAACAagcacagttgacccttgaatgaCAAGGGTTTAGGGGCCCCAACCCTTCTCAGCATCAAACATCCAAGTATAGCTTTATAGTCCACCCTTTGTATCCAAGGTTCCACATCCTCCGGTTCAGTAAGCTGTAGATTGTATAGTATAGtatgtatttactgaaaaaaaaaaacaacccaccctGTATGTGGTGGACTCATGTAGTTCAAACGTGTTCAAAGGTATACCAGTTGAAATTTTCTCAACTCCTTAAATGATGCCTTACAAGTAAAGGTTTCACCTGTGACCTacagacttttaaattttaattttattcttggtTTGCTTTTACATTTATGAATTAAAAAGGGATCTGGGAGTTAATCTAAGGAAAATTACAATTTTTCCTAATTCTAGTATACATACTAGTATGCTCGATTAAAGCAAGTAGTGACAGTCCAGTCTGTCCAGGGCATGCGAATTTGACAACAACTGAAATCCTACCAAGATGATCTAAATTTAGCTGAATCTTGTTTTTCCCCTTTTGTGTCCCACAGTACATAAAATCCTTGCTTTTATCAGGGTTATAATTTCAGTTTGGTAAATCAGTATAAAGTGTACAGCAATATCTTTATAATGCCTTACCATCAGGGGTgacatttgaaaacaattttcacCTGTATTTGATACTAGTCCTTTTCATCAACAGAATCTGAACACTTCACAATTAATTGTAAAGAGGATGCCATTTTATAGATCCTAGTTTTATAAAGAAATGTGTTTTGCCTTCATCTCATAAGGAACGAAAAACAAACCTAAATACATAAACCACAAAGTAAAGTCTTTAATTTgtgatatatacattttttttaaagatgaggttTGCCTTCTGAAAACACTGTAGTCTCTGACACTAGTGGATATTCAATAAATACAGCTGAATGAATGGCTAGgaagtaaaattataaatgatGAGTCAAAGTCCTCTAGACAGAGCTGTCTACCTTCATGGTTAAACTCCATGAAGTACCCATTTCTACAAAATGATGTGTAATAGTGTCTTGGTTGATAAGGTGGCAATTTTGTGATGACATTTTCCTTTTAGTGAGTATTCTTTTACTAAAACTTTGAAAAGGTTTTGGGGATTTTATAAGTATATTTTCTCATCATGTCCCTACCTTTTCAGAGTAGATATCGTCCCTCTAAAAATGAAGACGGTTTGAAAATTGGTTTGTTTGCATTTTGGTATCTTGCAACTGGGTTTAAGGAGCCAGTTACTGCTCCTCAATTCAGtgtaacttttttttcatttaacctggtttaaaaatggaaaatttccaAAGCTTTTTCTTATCCTAAAATTAGGGTTTATAAAACAATGTAATAGACATGACAGTATCTAGTAAAGCATGAAAAGTTCTTAAATTGAAGGTTTTTGGTTATATAAATGCTGTTGTTTACCCATCAATTTGTCAAGTtcacaaattaagaaaaaaatggttttaactttgaatgtaaatatttaaagtgttaCTGCCATCTTGAGACAAATAGAGGGAActacacaaaaacacaaaacaccttttttttttcatttcttagtttGTAACATATTTTAATCTGTGGGCCACTGGTATACTAGGCTaaccaaaagttttttttttaataaaattctaaCATAAATTTCTGCTGCTGGCTTTGAGATTTGGATTAGTGTTTATTCCATTACCAATTTGAAgaaatagtttatattttttaagatgaCATTCTAATGTATCCTACACAATGTAGGTACATTGTAATGTACGTACACACAAGATTGCCTTCCAttacttaaaaaggaatgaagaaaaaaatttcctcaGACTGCCTATTCATCACTAGCAAAAATAGCTGTCCCAGGTCCATATGTGGCAATAAACTGCTGGAGCTGTTGTTGGCACTCAGTCAGAAAGACATCCCTTTGCTCTAAATATTCTTCATTATACTGTTCAAATGGAAACACTGCATTTGGAGCAACACAAAATACAGCGGCCCCtaagtgaagaaagagaaagtaaaaatgagAAATACTTCAAATGCTAAATGTGAAGGCATACTTTTAACTAAAAAGTTTATGCCTGCATTCAGGTTGCTAGGCAGAAAAACAATAATTGGTATTGATTTCACTTTAAATAAGCCTCAAATGGGCAGTTGCACTGCCTGAAAAACCTGTTTCTCTTCTAGCACACTCtatctccccccgcccccaccaatgACTATTATATTCCATTCTGTTCCCCTCAAACCGAGGCCTTTACCTTCACACAGGCTCTAGATCCTATCTTCTCTCACCTTTTGAAAGACTTCACGCTTCTTTCTATAGTGTCATTAGTTTACTTTCTACTGCACATCATATGAACTATTATCTTCCATCTTAAAAAACCCCTTCCTGGACCACACATCCTTCTCTAGCTGATACTCTTCATCTTCATAGTCAAACATCTCAAAGTTTGTGTGTGCTATCTCCATAGCCTCACTTCCTACCCCACCCAAATCCCAACTCCATCGAAACAGCTGGAATCATGACCATCCACAACCTCTAGATGCCAAATCTGATCTTATTCAAATTCTCAACACATGATACAGTTGACCACTCCACTCCTTTATTGAAAGACTTTTTTCTTGACTTCTCTAATACAACTGCTTCTCGGTCTCATTAGTTAGCTCCTCCCCCTCAACTTCTTTTGTAAATACTGGGATTCTTCAAAGGCAGTCCTGTGGTTCTCTGTATAGTCTCTCTCTCAGTGATTTCATCCACTCCATGGCTTTGAGTACCATCTCTGTACTGATGATacctaaattatatttttagtttaaaactCTTTTCTGAACCCCAGATTATTGTATCTGTCTATTGATATCTCTCTAGGATGTCTTAAACTTGTACCTATAATTTGATTCTCCAcccaagacgcttactccttggaagaaaagttatgaccaacctagatagcatattcaaaagcagagacattactttgccgactaaggtccgtctagtcaaggctatggtttttccagtggtcatgtatggatatgagatttggactgtgaagaaggctgagcaccgaagaattgatgcttttgaactgtggtgttgaagaaaactgttgagagtcccttggactgcaaggagatccaaccagtccattctgagggagatcagccctgggatttctttggaaggaatgatgctaaagctgaaactccagtactttggccacctcatgcgaagagttgactcattggaaaagactttgatgctgggagggattgggggcaggagaagaaggggacaactgaggatgaaatggctggatggcatcactgactcgatggacgcgagtctgagtgaactccaggagttggtgatggacagggaggccttggtgtgctgcgattcatagggtcgcaaagagtcggacacgactgagcgactgaactgtactgtaaCTGTACCCCTGACCcaacaagctgggttttgaagaggtggaggaaccagagatcaaattgccaacatcttctgggtcatcaaaaaagcaagagagttccagaaaaacatctatttctgcttcactgactatgctaaagcctttgactgtgtggatcacaaaaactgtgaaaaattcttaaaatgatgggaataccagaccactttacctgccgc encodes:
- the LOC108637481 gene encoding uncharacterized protein LOC108637481, which encodes MTAEGGKSSNRKGANRNGAGAKAGRGGARPGASERQPRPPRFLFRLAAGEGRALRLRLPYGRGGNARGHVSPLFQGGRPGEVRSFYYFSREPDSVPESIGRPRAPPSCVSCPGIPIPVASVHCWAQPSGRRGLGLQVIPGGHLPLPHPVDAASSSPPCLLLNRILCSSAYELKMKIIVINVFQKPVTEDGCENTRRIAAHVTSR